In Streptomyces sp. Li-HN-5-11, the sequence TGTCAGCGATCCGCCCAGGGCCGGCGATCCACCGGGGTCAGCGATCCACCGGGGTCAGCGCCCGCAGCAGCGTTGCGGTCTGCGGGTCCCGGGCCGCGGTCACCGTCATCACGGCCACGAACTGCTCGACCAGCCAGTCCCGCAGCTCCCCGGCGGGCGGCTGCTTGTCCTCGTCGAGCCAGATCAGCGAGGCGGCCTCCACGGCCGTGATCCACATCCGCACCGTCATGCGCAACCGCGGCCCCGGGTCGGTGACCCGCAGATGGCTGAGGATGTGCTCGGCCGCGTCCCGCCGCACCCCGTCCACGATGGCGGTCGTCCGGGAGGTCTCGACGACACTGCCACCCTGCAGCAGCGCGCTGAAACCGGCGTCGTGCTCGTCGACGAAGGCCAGGTAGCGGTCCAGGGCGCGGGCGAGGCGGGGCAGCAGCGGGCCCTCGCGGGGCTCGTCGAAACAGTGCCGCAGCTCCTCGGCGGCGGACCGCAGCGCGGCCTCGTACAGCTGCTGCTTGCCACCGGGGAAGTACCGGTACACCAGCGGCCGCGACACCCCGGCCGCCTCGGCCACGTCGTCCAGCGACACCTCCTCGGGCGCCCGGTGCGCGAAGAGGGACAGCGCCGCGTCGAGCAACTGAGCACGCCGCTCCTCGACGCTGAGGCGGCGGTAGGCGGGGGAGGAGGCGCCAGGGCTCATGCACGGCAGCGTAATCGCCGCCGGGCACCCGTACCTGTGCCGGCAGCCCGGAGGACCACCACAGCCGTCGCGCGTCGCGGGCCTCAGGCCAGCAGTCCCGAGGACTTCCACAGCCGACGCCCGACCCCCCGCAGCACCCCGATGTCGTCGAGGAAGTCCGTCAGTCGTTTCGCGCCCGTCTGCATGACCTCCCGCCGGTGCGCGCTCGCCTTCACCTGTGCCACGGCCTCCCGCCTGTCCAGCCCGACGTTGGTGTAGACCTCGGGATTGACGAAGGCGACCGAGAACACGCGCGCGAACTCGCCGGAGCTGACCCGCGTGAACTCCTGGGACCACTTGGGCGCCGTCAGCATCTGCCGGCGCAGCTCCTCGCGTGCGTACCGCACGTGCCGCGCCTCCTCGATGACATGGATCCGCGTCACGCCCCGCACCAGCGTCTGCACCCGCTCGTCGGGGAACGTCAGCCGCTGCATCCAGTCGAGGATCTCCTCGGCCAGCAGCGTCGCCGTGAAGGACCCCGGCGTCGTGGAGATCGTCTTGAACACCCGTCCCAGGGCGTGGTGCACCTTGCCCACCGGGTACCAGGGCGTGTCCCCGTGGGAGATCAGCCGGGCGAACATCTTCGAGTGCCGGCACTCGTCCTCGATCTCGGTCAGCGCGTACCGCACGTGCGCGCTCGTCGCCGCCTTGTCGTAGATGTGCCGGGCGAGCAGCTGCATCAGGATGATCTCGAACCAGATGCCCAGCGAGGCGAGTGCGACCGCCTCGTGCTGCGACAGCAGGATCCGCTGCTCCTCGCCCATCCGCCTCCACAGCGGCGTGTCGTACAGCGACACCAGCTCAGGCGGCCAGAACCACTTGCCCTCCTCGAACGGCGCGTCCCAGTCGAGCTCCTGGTCCGGGTCGAAGGAGTGCCTGGCGGAGGACGCGAGCAGCCGCTCGGCAACCTGTTCCCGGTCCTTGAGCAGCCCGAGCGCGTCACGCAGCCCGGCGAGCGACTCGGTTTCTGTGAGCGTCGTCATGGAGCTTATGAGACTGCTTGTCAGCAAGACCGTCAATCCCTTGCACACGACTTGTTGACTCGGCGTCTACGTGTGAGTCTGCGTGGTATGCCGACCTTCGACCTGTACGCCAAGGACCCCGGTGACCCGCACTGGCAGGTCCCCGCGAGCGGCGCCGCCCGCTTCAGCTGGGAGTACGACGACGGCCGAGACCGTCTCCTCGCCCTGTACCAGAAGGGCAAGGACAAGCAGTGGGACGGGCAGAAGCGGATCGACTGGGACCTGGAGGTGGACCCGTACGACGCCCTCGGCACCCCGGAAGAGGCGATGACCCTCTACGGCACGCCGTACTGGGCGAAGATGACCGACAAGGAGAGGGGCGAGCTGCGGCAGCACTACGCGTCCTGGCAGTTCAGCCAGTTCCTGCACGGCGAGCAGGGCGCCATGATCTGCGCCGCGCGGATCGTGGAGTCCGTCCCCGACCTGGACGCCAAGTTCTACTCGGCGACCCAGACGATGGACGAGGCCCGGCACGCCGAGATCTACGGCCGTTTCCTGCACGAGAAGATCGGGATGCTCTACCCGATCAACGACAACCTCCAGTCCCTGCTCGGCGACACCCTCCGGGACAGCCGCTGGGACATGCCCTACCTCGGCATGCAGGTCCTGATCGAGGGACTGGCGCTCGCCGCCTTCGGCATGATCCGCGACACCACCACCAAGCCCCTGCCCAAGCAGATCCTGGCCTACGTCATGCAGGACGAGGCCCGGCACGTGGCCTTCGGCCGCATGGCGCTGCGCGACTACTACCGGCAGCTCACCGACGCCGAACTGCGCGAACGCGAGGAGTTCGTCATCGAGGGCTGCTACCTGATGCGCGACCGCCTGCGCGGCGTCGAGGTCCTGGAGAACTTCGGCATACCGAAGGCCGAGGCCGAGGAGCTGAGCGAGCGGTCGGAGTTCCTCCAGCTCTTCCGCCGGCTGCTCTTCAGCCGCATCGTCCCCTGCGTCAAGGACATCGGCCTGTGGGGCAAGCGCCTCCAGCAGGCGTATGTCGACATGGGCGTCTTCGAGATGGGTGACTCCAACCTGGACCTGCTGATGGCCCAGGACGAGGAGATCGCCGAGCAACTGGACGCGGAACGCTTCGCGGCGGAGGAAAAGGAGCGGGTCGCGGAGGTGGACGAGGCGATCGAGGCAGGGGCGGCCGAAGCCTGAGGGCACACCGGCATGCAGTAACGTGCTGGCGTGTCCATGCCTCCGCCGCCCCAGACCCCCTACGGCCACCAACCGCCCCCGCCGCCGGGGCCGTACGGTCAGCCGCTCCCGGGTCCGTACGGTCAGCAGCCGCCGCCGGGTGCGTACGGTCAGCAGCCGCCGCCGGGCCCGTACGGTCAGCCGCTCCCGGGTCCGTACGGTCAGCAGCCGCAGGCGCCCCAGGGACCGTACGCCGCCCACCCCCAGCAGCCCTACGGCTGGGGTGCCCCTCCCATGGCGCCGCCGAAGAAGCGGCGGGTCGGACTCGTCCTCGGCATCGTCGGGGGCGTCGTCGGCGTGGTCGTGGTGATCACCGTGGCACTGGCGCTGATCGGCACGGCCGCGGAAAGCGGCTTTCCGGCTGCCAAGTACCGGCTGACACTGCCCAAGACGCTGCTCGACGGCCGCTTCGAACTCGCCCAGGACCTGTCCGACTCCCAGGGCCGGAAGATCGTGGACGAGGCGGACGGCGCGTGGGACGCCAAGGTCACCGACGGCGTTGTCGGCCAGTACAGCCTGGGCGGTGACGCCACCAAGGGCGTGCTGGTGATCTCCGGCATGTACGGCCGGTTCAGGAACACGGACGAAGCCCGCCGCAACATGCTGAAGGGCGTCGGTGAGTCGGACGGTGTGACGGTGGCCGTCGGTCCGAAGGACTTCACCCAGAGCGGCTCGCCCACCGTCAGCTGCGAAGTGGTCACCCAGAAGAAGCTCGGCGCGGCCATGACCTATCCGGTGTGCGCGTGGACGGACGGCAACACGGGAGCCGCGGTCGCCCCGATGATCCTCAAGAACTCCACGCAGGATCCCGCAGAGGTGGACCTGGCGCTCTACGCGAAGATGACACTCCAGGTCCGCTCCGAGGCGATGAAGCCGATCACGTGACACCCACGCCGGGCCACGCACGGCTCGGCCGGCGGGCGTCAGCCCCGAGGCGGTGAGCGCAGCACCGCCTCCATCACCGCCTTCGCGATCGGCGCCGCCGTGCCGCCCCCGCTGATGTCGCCGCGTCGCGCCGAGGCGTCCTCCACCACCACCGCGACCGCGACCCGCGCTTCCACGTCCGCGTCGCCCTGCGCCCAGGAGACGAACCAGGCATACGGCGTACCGGAGTTGCCGAGGCCGTGCTGGGCGGTGCCGGTCTTGCCGCCCACCGTGGCACCCCGGATCGCCGCGTTCCTGCCGGTGCCGTCGGTGACCACGTCGGTCATCAGCTCCCGCAGCCGTGCCGCGGTCGCCGGACGCATCACCTGCCGCGCGGGCCGGGAACCGGCCGCGGACACCGTGCCCCCGCTCCGGCGCGTCGTCCGCTCCACCAGATACGGCGACCGCACCTGCCCGCCGTCGGCGACCGCCGCCGCCACCATCGCCATCTGCAGCGGCGTGGCCCGCGTGTTGTACTGACCGATGGACGACAGCGCCAGCTGCGCCCGGTCCACGTGCGTGTCGAAGGTGCTCGGCGCGACCGCGAACGGGATCCTGAGCCCCTTGTCGTTGAAGCCGAAGCCCTGCGCCGCGCCCCGCATCGCGTCCACGCCGGCGTCCACGGCCAGCTTGGCGAACACCGTGTTGCACGACCACTCGAAGGCGTACCTGAGGGACGCGTTCCTGCAGCCCTTGGCCTCGTTAGCCAGGCTCGTCCGCGTGCCGGGCAGCGTGTACGGATCCGGGGAGTCGGTGCGCGTGTCCAGGTCCGTCACCACGCCCCAGTCCAGCGCCGCCGCCGCGGTGACCACCTTGAAGGTCGAGCCCGGCGGATACGTCTGCCGCACGGCCCGGTTGAGCATCGGCTGCTCCGGGTCGTCGTTCAGCCGCGCCCAGGCCGCCGTCACCGCCGGACTGTTCCCGGACAGCTCCGCGGGGTCGTACGACGGCGTGGACACCAGGGCGAGGATCCGGCCGGTCGTCGGCTCGATCGCCGCGACCGCCCCCTTGCGGGCGCCGAGCCCCTGGAACGCCGCCTGCTGGGCGGCCGGGTTCAGGGTGGTCACCACGTTTCCGACCGGGTTGTGGGCCCGCGTGAAGTCGGTCCACAGCGGGAACGCCGCGAGCAGCGGGTCGGTGCCCGAGAGCACCGGGTCCGCCACGTGTTCCAGGAACGTCGTCCCGTACCGCTGGGAGGAGAAACCGGTGACCGGCGCGTACAACGGCCCGTTGGCGTACGTCCGTTCGTAGCGGAGCTGCTCGCCGGTGTCCCGGGACCCGGTGACCGGCCGGTCACCCACCAGGATGTCGCCGCGCGGTTGCTCGTAACGGGCGATGGTGGCACGGCGGTTGGCGGGGTTGCCGCCGTACACGGGGGCCTGCAGGACCTGCAGCCAAACCGTGTTCACCAGCAGTGCCACCAGCAGCAGGATGCAGAAGGCGGCGGCGTGCCGGATGTACCGGGTCAACGCACGTCCCCCTCACCGTCGTTCACGGAGCCACCCTTCCGTCGTACTGCCGGCGCGCCACGTGGCTCACCCGGATCAGCAGCGCCACGATCGCCCAGTTGGTGACGACGGACGAACCGCCCTGCGCCAGGAACGGCATCGCCATGCCGGTCAGCGGGATCAGCCCGGTCACCCCTCCGGCGATCACGAACACCTGGAGCGCCACGATCGATGCGAGTCCGACCGCGAGGAGCCGGCCGAAGGGGTCCCGCAGCGCCAGGCCCGCCCGGTAACCGCGCTCCACGAGCAGGGCGTACAGCAGGAACACCGCGGTCAGCCCGGCCAGCCCCAGTTCCTCCCCGGCGGTGGCCAGGATGAAGTCCGACTTGGCCGCGAAGCCGACGAGGATCGAGTGCCCGAGACCCAGCCCGGTGCCGAGCACCCCGCCCGCCGCGAAGGAGAACAGCGACTGGGCGACCTGGCCCGGCCCCCGGCCCGCCTCGATGGACGCGAACGGGTGCAGCCACTCCCCGATGCGGCTGTGCACGTGCGGTTCCAGCCGGCCGACGGCGACCGCCCCGGCGACGGCCAGCAGCAGCCCGAGAGCGATCCAGCCGGTGCGGCCGGTGGCGATGTACAGCATGACGACGAACAGGCCGAAGAACAGCAGCGAGGTGCCGAGGTCCCGTTCCAGGACCAGCACACCGACGCTCAGCAGCCAGACCGCGACCACCGGGCCGAGCACCCGCCCGGTGGGCAGCTGCAGCAGCCACATCCGGCGGCCCGTGTACGCCAGGGCGCTGCGGCTCGCGGCCAGGTACGCGGCGAAGAAGACCGCCAGCAGCACCTTCGCGAACTCGCCCGGCTGGAAGGAGAGACCGGCGAAGCGGATCCAGATGCGGGCGCCGTTCACCGCCGGGAAGAGGATCGGCAGCGTGAGCAGTGCGAGGGCGGCGACGACACAGACGTACGAGTAGCGCTGGAGCCAGCGGTGGTCGCGCAGCACGAGCACCACCAGGATGAACAGGCCCACGCCCAGCGTGGACCACACCAGCTGCGCCGGAGCCGCCTCCTCGCCCGGCGTCTCCAGGTCCAGCCGGTAGATCAGCACCAGGCCCAGCCCGTTGAGCAGCACACCGATGGGCAGCAGCAGCGGGTCGGCGTACGGCGCCCGCAGTCGCACCGCGCCGTGCGCGAACAGCGCGAGCACGCCGAGCCCGGCGCCGTACCCGGCGGCGCCGGGCGGCACGGTGCCGTAGCGTGCCAGGCCGACGGCACAGTAGCCGTACACGGACAGCAGGACCGCGAGGACGATGAGGGCGAGTTCCACGCCGCGGCGCCGGGGGAGGCGGACGGCGGGCGCGGGCGGGTCCGCCGCTGCCACGGTGGTTCCGGTACCGGCCTTGGTCATGTGCGGAATGTACCCAAATCGGGCTTCTTGCTCATCGCGGGCGTCAGCACCAGCGTGGCGCGGGATCGGGAGGGAGGCAGGCCGGCCGGCCGTGGTCAGCGACCGCCCGTCGGGCGACTGCCCGTCAGGCGACCGACCGTGAGGGCGACTGCCCGCGCCGGGCGCCCGGCCGTCAGGCGACTGCCCGTTCCGGCGACCGACCCTCAGGACCGCCCGTCAGGCGGTGCCGTCGGACACGACGTCACCGGCCCGCGTACCCGGAGGCGGGAGTTCCGGCGGCTGCTGAGGGAGCGTCAGCGTGGCCACCGCCCCGCCGTCCGGCGCGTTGGCGAACTCCAGCCGGGCGCCCAGCACCTCCGCCTGGCCCAACGCGATCGTCAGCCCGAGCCCGTGCCCGGTCGCGCCCCCCTCGGTACGGAACCGCTGCGGCCCGTGCTCCACGAGATAGTCCGGAAAGCCGTCGCCGTGGTCCCGCACGGTGACGACCGGCCCGTCCACGGTCAGCACCACCGGCGCCCGCCCGTGCTTGTGCGCGTTGGCGACGAGATTGCCCAGCACCCGCTCCAGCCGCCGCCGGTCGGTCTCCACGTAGACGTCCCGCACGATCCTGACCTTCGCGTCGGCGCCCGTCGCGGCCGCCGTCGCCCGCACGACCCGCTCCGCCACCGTACCCAGGTGCTCGGCGTCGAGTTCGAGCCGCTCCCGGCCGGTGTCCAGCCGGGAGATCTCCAGCAGGTGCTCGGTGAGGGTGCGCAGCGCGGCCACCCGGTCACGCACCAGCTCCGTGGGGCGACCTGGCGGCAGCAGCTCGGCCGCCGCGTGCAGCCCGGTCAGCGGTGTGCGCAGCTCGTGCGCCACGTCCGCGGTGAACCGCTGCTCCGCCTGCAGCTTGCGCTGCAGCGACGCCGCCATCGAGTCCAGCGCGGCGGCGACCGAGGCCACCTCGTCCTGCGGACGGGTCCGGTCCTTGGTCAGGGGATCCTTCACACGCGCGTCCAGGTCGCCCGCGCTGATCCGCCGGGCCACCTGCGCGGTGGCGTGCAGCCGCCGGGTCACCCGGGTCACCGCGAACGCGCCCACCACCAGCGTCGCCCCGATCGCGAGACCCGAGGACCACAGGATGGACTGGTCCAGGGCGGCGATGGTGTGGGCCTGCTGCTCGTAGTCGACCGCGACGGCCAGCACCCGCCCGTGGTCGGCGGGCCCCGCCGCCCACATCGTGGGGCGCCCGTGGTGCTGGGCGACCATCGTGCCGCGCTGCCCGGAGGACGCCAGCCGCCGCAGCGACTCCGGCAGCCCCCGCGGGTCGACGCCGGCGCCCGGCAGCAGCGTGTCTCCCGACTCGAACGCGCTGGTGGCGTCCCTCAGCCGGGACAGTGCCAGGGTCCGCGCCTGGCCGACGGTCTGGTCGGTCACCGAGACGTGCACGAGCACGCCGAGCAGCGCCGCGAGCGCACAGCACATCACCGCGATGAAGGCGGCCGCCTTCGCG encodes:
- a CDS encoding HAMP domain-containing sensor histidine kinase, which codes for MRIVLPRWSGTLAAKAAAFIAVMCCALAALLGVLVHVSVTDQTVGQARTLALSRLRDATSAFESGDTLLPGAGVDPRGLPESLRRLASSGQRGTMVAQHHGRPTMWAAGPADHGRVLAVAVDYEQQAHTIAALDQSILWSSGLAIGATLVVGAFAVTRVTRRLHATAQVARRISAGDLDARVKDPLTKDRTRPQDEVASVAAALDSMAASLQRKLQAEQRFTADVAHELRTPLTGLHAAAELLPPGRPTELVRDRVAALRTLTEHLLEISRLDTGRERLELDAEHLGTVAERVVRATAAATGADAKVRIVRDVYVETDRRRLERVLGNLVANAHKHGRAPVVLTVDGPVVTVRDHGDGFPDYLVEHGPQRFRTEGGATGHGLGLTIALGQAEVLGARLEFANAPDGGAVATLTLPQQPPELPPPGTRAGDVVSDGTA
- a CDS encoding helix-turn-helix domain-containing protein, with translation MSPGASSPAYRRLSVEERRAQLLDAALSLFAHRAPEEVSLDDVAEAAGVSRPLVYRYFPGGKQQLYEAALRSAAEELRHCFDEPREGPLLPRLARALDRYLAFVDEHDAGFSALLQGGSVVETSRTTAIVDGVRRDAAEHILSHLRVTDPGPRLRMTVRMWITAVEAASLIWLDEDKQPPAGELRDWLVEQFVAVMTVTAARDPQTATLLRALTPVDR
- a CDS encoding FtsW/RodA/SpoVE family cell cycle protein; the protein is MTKAGTGTTVAAADPPAPAVRLPRRRGVELALIVLAVLLSVYGYCAVGLARYGTVPPGAAGYGAGLGVLALFAHGAVRLRAPYADPLLLPIGVLLNGLGLVLIYRLDLETPGEEAAPAQLVWSTLGVGLFILVVLVLRDHRWLQRYSYVCVVAALALLTLPILFPAVNGARIWIRFAGLSFQPGEFAKVLLAVFFAAYLAASRSALAYTGRRMWLLQLPTGRVLGPVVAVWLLSVGVLVLERDLGTSLLFFGLFVVMLYIATGRTGWIALGLLLAVAGAVAVGRLEPHVHSRIGEWLHPFASIEAGRGPGQVAQSLFSFAAGGVLGTGLGLGHSILVGFAAKSDFILATAGEELGLAGLTAVFLLYALLVERGYRAGLALRDPFGRLLAVGLASIVALQVFVIAGGVTGLIPLTGMAMPFLAQGGSSVVTNWAIVALLIRVSHVARRQYDGRVAP
- a CDS encoding ferritin-like domain-containing protein yields the protein MPTFDLYAKDPGDPHWQVPASGAARFSWEYDDGRDRLLALYQKGKDKQWDGQKRIDWDLEVDPYDALGTPEEAMTLYGTPYWAKMTDKERGELRQHYASWQFSQFLHGEQGAMICAARIVESVPDLDAKFYSATQTMDEARHAEIYGRFLHEKIGMLYPINDNLQSLLGDTLRDSRWDMPYLGMQVLIEGLALAAFGMIRDTTTKPLPKQILAYVMQDEARHVAFGRMALRDYYRQLTDAELREREEFVIEGCYLMRDRLRGVEVLENFGIPKAEAEELSERSEFLQLFRRLLFSRIVPCVKDIGLWGKRLQQAYVDMGVFEMGDSNLDLLMAQDEEIAEQLDAERFAAEEKERVAEVDEAIEAGAAEA
- a CDS encoding diiron oxygenase, which translates into the protein MTTLTETESLAGLRDALGLLKDREQVAERLLASSARHSFDPDQELDWDAPFEEGKWFWPPELVSLYDTPLWRRMGEEQRILLSQHEAVALASLGIWFEIILMQLLARHIYDKAATSAHVRYALTEIEDECRHSKMFARLISHGDTPWYPVGKVHHALGRVFKTISTTPGSFTATLLAEEILDWMQRLTFPDERVQTLVRGVTRIHVIEEARHVRYAREELRRQMLTAPKWSQEFTRVSSGEFARVFSVAFVNPEVYTNVGLDRREAVAQVKASAHRREVMQTGAKRLTDFLDDIGVLRGVGRRLWKSSGLLA
- a CDS encoding penicillin-binding transpeptidase domain-containing protein; its protein translation is MTRYIRHAAAFCILLLVALLVNTVWLQVLQAPVYGGNPANRRATIARYEQPRGDILVGDRPVTGSRDTGEQLRYERTYANGPLYAPVTGFSSQRYGTTFLEHVADPVLSGTDPLLAAFPLWTDFTRAHNPVGNVVTTLNPAAQQAAFQGLGARKGAVAAIEPTTGRILALVSTPSYDPAELSGNSPAVTAAWARLNDDPEQPMLNRAVRQTYPPGSTFKVVTAAAALDWGVVTDLDTRTDSPDPYTLPGTRTSLANEAKGCRNASLRYAFEWSCNTVFAKLAVDAGVDAMRGAAQGFGFNDKGLRIPFAVAPSTFDTHVDRAQLALSSIGQYNTRATPLQMAMVAAAVADGGQVRSPYLVERTTRRSGGTVSAAGSRPARQVMRPATAARLRELMTDVVTDGTGRNAAIRGATVGGKTGTAQHGLGNSGTPYAWFVSWAQGDADVEARVAVAVVVEDASARRGDISGGGTAAPIAKAVMEAVLRSPPRG